In one Bacillus sp. PK3_68 genomic region, the following are encoded:
- the ggt gene encoding gamma-glutamyltransferase, translating to MDIKNIIKNQKRENGGQRAWADGGMTASATVEASTIGADVLKSGGNAMDALAAMQFALAVSEPFNTGLGASGFIVYYDAKKHETKVIHGHSKAPKNARTNVFVNEDQDVIPFLERSTPGTAVAIPGVLKAFDKALALYGRKTWEEVIEPAIHLSEKGIEVNDLWVTAIERFGNRLGKKAKAFFFPDDVPLTKGEVAINKDLTRALKELQKEGVDSFYKGAIAKAIAEEVQKLDGCLVLEDLINYEAKVAKPLQAAYKGFDIVVPSPPNGGGFALLYMLKLLEKLNIGQYSVRSWEKYYLIAETLRVMTADKLAFMTDPDLYDIPLEGLLHPDYLDERLQLYNFKFRNDKVAAGNPWKFDQNKQPSGLMAQAFEIGSETTHFVAVDKDGNIATCTSSLEHNFGSGIMVPGYGFLLNNDMTDFDPSLGGVNSVEPNKYPVSMKTPTMIFKDGKPFLTLGSP from the coding sequence ATGGATATAAAAAATATTATAAAAAACCAAAAACGAGAAAACGGCGGTCAGCGCGCATGGGCAGATGGTGGAATGACTGCAAGTGCGACAGTGGAAGCATCTACAATTGGTGCTGATGTGCTAAAATCCGGCGGTAATGCAATGGATGCGCTGGCCGCCATGCAATTTGCGCTGGCTGTGTCGGAACCTTTTAATACCGGGCTTGGCGCCAGCGGCTTTATCGTCTATTATGATGCCAAAAAACATGAAACAAAGGTTATCCACGGTCATTCGAAAGCACCTAAGAATGCCCGAACAAATGTGTTTGTGAATGAAGATCAGGATGTCATTCCCTTTCTGGAGCGATCTACTCCCGGAACAGCCGTAGCGATTCCGGGTGTTTTAAAAGCATTCGATAAAGCGCTGGCCCTTTACGGACGCAAAACTTGGGAAGAAGTGATCGAACCTGCTATCCATTTATCTGAAAAAGGTATAGAAGTGAATGACTTATGGGTAACGGCCATTGAAAGGTTCGGAAACCGCCTCGGAAAAAAAGCCAAAGCTTTCTTTTTTCCAGACGATGTTCCTTTAACTAAAGGAGAAGTAGCTATAAACAAAGATCTAACCCGGGCACTTAAAGAACTTCAAAAAGAGGGTGTGGATTCTTTTTATAAAGGAGCGATTGCAAAAGCCATCGCTGAGGAAGTTCAGAAGCTTGACGGGTGCTTAGTATTAGAGGATCTGATTAATTATGAAGCAAAAGTAGCTAAGCCGCTGCAGGCTGCTTATAAAGGATTTGATATCGTGGTGCCGAGCCCTCCAAATGGAGGTGGTTTTGCCCTTCTCTATATGCTTAAACTATTAGAAAAACTAAATATTGGCCAATACAGCGTCCGTTCATGGGAGAAGTATTATTTAATCGCTGAGACGCTGCGAGTGATGACTGCTGACAAACTAGCCTTTATGACTGATCCTGATCTGTACGATATTCCACTTGAAGGATTGCTTCACCCCGACTATCTGGATGAGCGCCTTCAGTTATATAATTTTAAATTCCGCAATGATAAAGTTGCGGCAGGAAACCCATGGAAATTTGATCAAAATAAACAACCGAGCGGCCTGATGGCGCAGGCTTTTGAGATCGGCTCAGAAACTACCCACTTTGTAGCTGTGGACAAAGATGGAAATATTGCTACCTGCACCTCTTCCCTTGAACACAATTTTGGCTCGGGAATCATGGTGCCCGGCTATGGATTCTTATTAAACAATGACATGACAGATTTCGACCCCTCACTCGGAGGAGTAAATAGCGTAGAGCCGAATAAATATCCGGTCAGCATGAAAACCCCGACGATGATTTTTAAAGATGGGAAGCCTTTCTTAACGCTTGGTTCACCCG